Proteins encoded within one genomic window of Mya arenaria isolate MELC-2E11 chromosome 13, ASM2691426v1:
- the LOC128214895 gene encoding armadillo repeat-containing protein 1-like isoform X2, with the protein MKTCVTNLSITEIQFSSHRQFDNSKATRKMVSSEAISAMKTMAADPKKRAVLVKDTTCVGGLVLVLSNQDNRIVTLALETIKLLAETADHRPLLRNFIGMMEQLLSVIEKNDVEVSPLAREIYNTLSSTEQTTPRKDTFNSSLGSNTSRRSSLQKTLQGGLKLSKTVILQLKGLLNKCDRDVCMRLLLQTKGVISITFDMNKKRCIVRAKPEVRPEMLIQALARTQTIHAQQVIKSDSGEELFLSFGSNQGEMDKENDVTLPEYLPDEEELIVDDKALARDKPDCKSGGWLSSAASFLTNSFYW; encoded by the exons ATGAAAACGTGCGTTACAAATTTATCAATCACCGAGATTCAATTTTCAAGTCATAGACAGTTTGACAACAGTAAGGCT ACCAGAAAGATGGTTTCCTCTGAGGCTATTTCTGCCATGAAAACTATGGCGGCTGACCCTAAAAAGAGGGCAGTGTTAGTCAAG GACACAACATGTGTAGGGGGACTTGTGTTGGTGCTATCCAATCAGGACAATAGAATCGTCACCCTTGCTTTGGAG aCTATTAAGCTGCTTGCTGAAACTGCTGATCATAGACCGTTGCTGCGGAACTTCATTGGTATGATGGAGCAGCTCCTGTCTGTCATTGAAAA GAATGATGTTGAGGTGTCCCCACTTGCCCGTGAGATCTACAACACCCTCTCTTCAACTGAACAGACTACTCCTCGCAAAGACACATTCAACTCCTCACTTGGATCCAATACCTCCAG ACGCAGCAGCCTGCAGAAGACACTTCAGGGTGGACTAAAGCTCTCAAAAACAGTCATACTTCAACTGAAAGGCCTGCTTAACAAG TGCGACCGAGATGTGTGTATGCGATTGCTTCTGCAGACGAAGGGCGTGATTAGTATCACCTTTGACATGAACAAGAAGCGATGCATTGTTCGCGCCAAGCCGGAGGTCAGGCCTGAG ATGTTGATTCAAGCCCTAGCAAGGACTCAAACCATCCACGCCCAGCAGGTGATCAAGTCGGACAGTGGGGAAGAG CTCTTCCTATCCTTTGGCTCCAACCAAGGTGAAATGGACAAAGAAAATGATGTCACGCTTCCCGAGTACCTCCCTGACGAAGAGGAACTCATCGTCGACGATAAAGCCCTCGCACGTGACAAGCCAGATTGCAAGTCCGGTGGCTGGCTGAGCAGTGCAGCTAGCTTCCTCACTAATTCATTCTACTGGTGA
- the LOC128214895 gene encoding armadillo repeat-containing protein 1-like isoform X1, which produces MKTCVTNLSITEIQFSSHRQFDNSKATRKMVSSEAISAMKTMAADPKKRAVLVKDTTCVGGLVLVLSNQDNRIVTLALETIKLLAETADHRPLLRNFIGMMEQLLSVIEKNDVEVSPLAREIYNTLSSTEQTTPRKDTFNSSLGSNTSRRSSLQKTLQGGLKLSKTVILQLKGLLNKCDRDVCMRLLLQTKGVISITFDMNKKRCIVRAKPEVRPEVLLHVLYTQMLIQALARTQTIHAQQVIKSDSGEELFLSFGSNQGEMDKENDVTLPEYLPDEEELIVDDKALARDKPDCKSGGWLSSAASFLTNSFYW; this is translated from the exons ATGAAAACGTGCGTTACAAATTTATCAATCACCGAGATTCAATTTTCAAGTCATAGACAGTTTGACAACAGTAAGGCT ACCAGAAAGATGGTTTCCTCTGAGGCTATTTCTGCCATGAAAACTATGGCGGCTGACCCTAAAAAGAGGGCAGTGTTAGTCAAG GACACAACATGTGTAGGGGGACTTGTGTTGGTGCTATCCAATCAGGACAATAGAATCGTCACCCTTGCTTTGGAG aCTATTAAGCTGCTTGCTGAAACTGCTGATCATAGACCGTTGCTGCGGAACTTCATTGGTATGATGGAGCAGCTCCTGTCTGTCATTGAAAA GAATGATGTTGAGGTGTCCCCACTTGCCCGTGAGATCTACAACACCCTCTCTTCAACTGAACAGACTACTCCTCGCAAAGACACATTCAACTCCTCACTTGGATCCAATACCTCCAG ACGCAGCAGCCTGCAGAAGACACTTCAGGGTGGACTAAAGCTCTCAAAAACAGTCATACTTCAACTGAAAGGCCTGCTTAACAAG TGCGACCGAGATGTGTGTATGCGATTGCTTCTGCAGACGAAGGGCGTGATTAGTATCACCTTTGACATGAACAAGAAGCGATGCATTGTTCGCGCCAAGCCGGAGGTCAGGCCTGAGGTATTGTTACATGTACTCTATACTCAG ATGTTGATTCAAGCCCTAGCAAGGACTCAAACCATCCACGCCCAGCAGGTGATCAAGTCGGACAGTGGGGAAGAG CTCTTCCTATCCTTTGGCTCCAACCAAGGTGAAATGGACAAAGAAAATGATGTCACGCTTCCCGAGTACCTCCCTGACGAAGAGGAACTCATCGTCGACGATAAAGCCCTCGCACGTGACAAGCCAGATTGCAAGTCCGGTGGCTGGCTGAGCAGTGCAGCTAGCTTCCTCACTAATTCATTCTACTGGTGA
- the LOC128214895 gene encoding armadillo repeat-containing protein 1-like isoform X3, with translation MVSSEAISAMKTMAADPKKRAVLVKDTTCVGGLVLVLSNQDNRIVTLALETIKLLAETADHRPLLRNFIGMMEQLLSVIEKNDVEVSPLAREIYNTLSSTEQTTPRKDTFNSSLGSNTSRRSSLQKTLQGGLKLSKTVILQLKGLLNKCDRDVCMRLLLQTKGVISITFDMNKKRCIVRAKPEVRPEVLLHVLYTQMLIQALARTQTIHAQQVIKSDSGEELFLSFGSNQGEMDKENDVTLPEYLPDEEELIVDDKALARDKPDCKSGGWLSSAASFLTNSFYW, from the exons ATGGTTTCCTCTGAGGCTATTTCTGCCATGAAAACTATGGCGGCTGACCCTAAAAAGAGGGCAGTGTTAGTCAAG GACACAACATGTGTAGGGGGACTTGTGTTGGTGCTATCCAATCAGGACAATAGAATCGTCACCCTTGCTTTGGAG aCTATTAAGCTGCTTGCTGAAACTGCTGATCATAGACCGTTGCTGCGGAACTTCATTGGTATGATGGAGCAGCTCCTGTCTGTCATTGAAAA GAATGATGTTGAGGTGTCCCCACTTGCCCGTGAGATCTACAACACCCTCTCTTCAACTGAACAGACTACTCCTCGCAAAGACACATTCAACTCCTCACTTGGATCCAATACCTCCAG ACGCAGCAGCCTGCAGAAGACACTTCAGGGTGGACTAAAGCTCTCAAAAACAGTCATACTTCAACTGAAAGGCCTGCTTAACAAG TGCGACCGAGATGTGTGTATGCGATTGCTTCTGCAGACGAAGGGCGTGATTAGTATCACCTTTGACATGAACAAGAAGCGATGCATTGTTCGCGCCAAGCCGGAGGTCAGGCCTGAGGTATTGTTACATGTACTCTATACTCAG ATGTTGATTCAAGCCCTAGCAAGGACTCAAACCATCCACGCCCAGCAGGTGATCAAGTCGGACAGTGGGGAAGAG CTCTTCCTATCCTTTGGCTCCAACCAAGGTGAAATGGACAAAGAAAATGATGTCACGCTTCCCGAGTACCTCCCTGACGAAGAGGAACTCATCGTCGACGATAAAGCCCTCGCACGTGACAAGCCAGATTGCAAGTCCGGTGGCTGGCTGAGCAGTGCAGCTAGCTTCCTCACTAATTCATTCTACTGGTGA
- the LOC128214894 gene encoding mitochondrial fission regulator 2-like translates to MDVLEDLISYLRSILNYFGVDADNLALLLTPLPERRNNIRHRSLIRRIASRLPLLPGRRLHVQSLLLGTHERRPNQNDSFSSEYSYVSSGGDNLVWVEEDLGNNCIMVRPRNKHHGTLEENVESSPCLHVDDIDETLFDPVVQGLDTVRSSTPFDISVGSVSAVSSSDPFTQQKINALEDELATLRSQIAGLIKDQELSKFAPIPFPTTDIFGGPPVPPSLPPPPPPPPCPPPPPPPPPANPSGKGFFKTPKAGKTLAEMLKENREQLAAAETGNGAKSGGPPSMADVLKGLGTVKLKAIQRSPGGTPLRSDKPKLRDHQDPASLITEALKRKFASRMLYSPRSPDTDKENDYESPDSPIAPFGQHVLKKTKKRSLLFHERRKSASPLQERNQ, encoded by the exons ATGGACGTTTTAGAAGATCTTATTAGCTACCTGCGCTCCATTCTCAACTACTTTGGCGTAGATGCCGATAACTTG GCTTTACTATTGACACCGCTGCCAGAGCGCAGGAACAACATCCGGCATCGCAGCCTGATTCGGAGAATTGCTAGTCGACTCCCTTTGCTTCCTGGACGTAGACTTCATGTACAG AGCCTATTACTGGGAACCCATGAGCGACGACCAAACCAAAATGATAGTTTCAGCAGCGAGTATTCGTACGTGTCGAGTGGTGGGGACAATCTAGTCTGGGTTGAAGAAGACCTTGGAAACAACTGCATCATGGTCCG ACCACGCAATAAACACCATGGCACCTTAGAAGAGAATGTAGAATCCTCCCCATGTCTGCATGTTGACGACATTGACGAAACCTTGTTCGACCCTGTCGTCCAAGGTCTCGATACAGTTCGATCATCGACGCCGTTTGACATTTCGGTTGGGTCGGTATCTGCGGTGTCTTCATCAGATCCGTTTACACAGCAAAAGATTAACGCCTTAGAAGACGAGCTTGCCACGCTTCGATCTCAGATTGCTGGCCTTATCAAAGACCAGGAGCTATCTAAATTCGCACCCA TTCCATTCCCTACAACAGACATCTTTGGCGGTCCCCCTGTTCCACCTTCACTTCCACCACCCCCTCCCCCACCTCCCTGCCCGcctcccccacccccaccacccCCTGCTAATCCGAGTGGAAAAGGGTTCTTCAAGACTCCTAAAGCGGGGAAAACACTTGCAGAAATGCTCAAGGAG AACAGGGAGCAGTTAGCAGCAGCGGAGACGGGAAATGGTGCCAAGTCAGGTGGTCCCCCGTCGATGGCTGATGTACTCAAGGGATTGGGAACCGTCAAACTCAAGGCTATACAGAG GTCCCCAGGGGGCACCCCTCTGCGGTCAGACAAGCCAAAGTTGAGAGACCACCAGGACCCTGCATCATTGATTACGGAGGCTCTGAAGAGAAAGTTTGCGAGTCGTATGCTGTACAGCCCACGTAGCCCGGATACGGATAAGGAAAATGACTATGAATCTCCTGACAGCCCTATAGCTCCG TTTGGTCAGCACGTTCTGAAGAAGACAAAGAAGCGCTCGTTGTTGTTCCATGAGCGACGTAAAAGTGCAAGCCCACTTCAGGAGCGAAACCAGTAG